One Maribacter dokdonensis DSW-8 genomic region harbors:
- the rplT gene encoding 50S ribosomal protein L20 translates to MPRSVNAVASRARRKKVMKQAKGYFGRRKNVWTVAKNAVEKAMLYAYRDRRNKKRTFRSLWITRINAGARQHGMSYSQFMGKVKANNIELNRKVLADLAMNHPDAFKAVVDQVK, encoded by the coding sequence ATGCCAAGATCAGTAAATGCAGTAGCTTCAAGAGCCAGAAGAAAAAAGGTAATGAAGCAAGCCAAAGGTTACTTTGGAAGACGTAAAAACGTTTGGACAGTAGCCAAAAACGCGGTTGAAAAAGCAATGTTATATGCTTACAGAGACCGTAGAAACAAGAAAAGAACTTTTCGTTCATTATGGATAACCCGTATTAATGCAGGTGCCAGACAGCACGGAATGTCCTACTCTCAATTTATGGGAAAAGTAAAAGCTAATAACATTGAACTAAACAGAAAAGTTCTTGCAGATTTAGCAATGAACCACCCAGATGCCTTTAAGGCAGTTGTAGATCAGGTAAAATAA
- the rpmI gene encoding 50S ribosomal protein L35, with amino-acid sequence MPKQKTKSSAKKRFKLTGTGKIKRKHAFKSHILTKKSKKRKLALTHDTLVHQHDVNSIKEQLRLK; translated from the coding sequence ATGCCTAAACAAAAAACAAAATCCAGTGCTAAGAAGCGTTTTAAGCTAACAGGTACCGGTAAAATTAAAAGAAAGCACGCCTTTAAGAGTCACATTCTTACGAAAAAGTCTAAAAAGCGTAAGCTTGCTTTAACTCATGATACATTGGTTCACCAACATGATGTTAACAGCATTAAGGAACAATTACGTTTAAAGTAA
- the rocD gene encoding ornithine--oxo-acid transaminase, whose translation MSILENITSSKDAIALEDKHGAHNYHPLPVVLSKGEGVYVWDVEGKKYYDFLSAYSAVNQGHCHPKIVNAMTEQAKTLTLTSRAFYNDMLGKYEKYATETFHFDKLLPMNTGAEAVETALKICRKWAYEEKGIVENNAEIVVCENNFHGRTTTIISFSNDPVARKNFGPYTDGFIKIEYDNLSALEEVLKSNTNVAGFLVEPIQGEAGVYVPSEGYLSGAKALCEKYNVLFIADEVQTGIARTGKMIAVDYEEVKPDILILGKALSGGAYPVSAVLADDRIMGVIRPGNHGSTFGGNPIAAAVAIAALEVVKEEKLAENAFELGELFRDELNKFIPHTDLVNSVRGKGLLNAILINDSEDSSTAWDICMALKENGLLAKPTHGNIIRFAPPLVMTKEQLLDCVSIIIKTLKEFKN comes from the coding sequence ATGTCAATTTTAGAAAACATCACATCTTCTAAAGATGCTATTGCATTAGAAGATAAACACGGAGCACACAATTATCACCCATTACCTGTTGTATTAAGCAAAGGTGAAGGTGTTTATGTATGGGACGTTGAAGGTAAAAAGTATTATGATTTTCTCTCCGCGTATTCTGCAGTTAACCAAGGTCATTGTCATCCAAAGATTGTTAATGCAATGACAGAACAGGCAAAGACCCTTACCTTGACCTCAAGGGCATTTTATAATGATATGCTTGGCAAGTATGAAAAATATGCTACGGAAACTTTTCATTTTGATAAGTTGTTGCCTATGAATACCGGTGCTGAAGCTGTTGAAACGGCACTAAAAATTTGTAGAAAATGGGCGTATGAGGAAAAAGGAATTGTAGAGAACAATGCTGAAATTGTTGTTTGTGAGAATAATTTTCATGGACGAACAACTACCATAATTTCTTTTTCTAACGATCCTGTTGCCCGAAAGAATTTTGGACCGTATACAGACGGATTTATTAAAATAGAGTATGATAATCTTTCGGCTCTAGAAGAAGTTTTAAAATCAAACACGAATGTTGCAGGTTTTTTAGTGGAACCTATACAAGGTGAAGCAGGAGTTTACGTGCCTTCTGAAGGTTATTTAAGCGGAGCCAAAGCATTATGCGAGAAGTATAATGTACTATTTATTGCAGATGAAGTACAAACCGGTATCGCTAGAACCGGTAAAATGATCGCTGTAGATTATGAAGAGGTAAAACCAGATATTCTTATTTTAGGTAAGGCATTATCAGGAGGTGCATACCCAGTTTCTGCTGTTTTAGCAGATGATAGGATTATGGGAGTTATTAGACCAGGTAACCATGGAAGTACTTTTGGAGGTAACCCTATAGCGGCTGCTGTTGCCATAGCTGCTTTAGAGGTGGTAAAGGAAGAAAAGTTAGCCGAAAATGCTTTTGAACTTGGTGAACTTTTTAGAGATGAACTTAATAAGTTTATTCCGCATACAGATTTGGTAAATAGTGTTCGTGGTAAAGGTTTATTAAATGCTATACTTATTAACGACAGTGAAGATAGTTCTACTGCATGGGATATTTGCATGGCACTTAAAGAAAATGGTCTACTTGCTAAACCTACACACGGTAATATTATAAGATTTGCACCGCCATTGGTGATGACAAAAGAACAGCTTTTGGATTGTGTTTCAATTATAATTAAAACACTGAAAGAGTTTAAAAATTAA
- the thrS gene encoding threonine--tRNA ligase — protein MIKITLPDGSVKEFEKATTPIEVAKSISEGLARNVISAKFNETIVETTTPLETDGSLVLFTWNDKEGKTAFWHSTSHIVAQAIEELYPGVKLTIGPAIENGFYYDVELPNGSISEKDFTAIEKKALEIARGKHDYKMRAVSKADAIAFYKKQGNEYKVELIENLEDGTITFCDHDTFTDLCRGGHIPNTGIVKAIKILSVAGAYWRGNENNTQLTRIYGISFPKQKELTEYLALLEEAKKRDHRKLGKELELFTFSQKVGQGLPLWLPKGAALRERLENFLKKAQKKAGYEMVVTPHIGQKELYVTSGHYEKYGEDSFQPIHTPKEGEEFLLKPMNCPHHCEIYNTKPYSYKELPKRFAEFGTVYRYEQSGELHGLTRVRGFTQDDAHIFCTPDQLDEEFKNVIDLSLYVLGSLGFENFTAQVSVRDLDNPEKYIGSVENWEKAEQAIINAAKEKGLNFVIEAGEAAFYGPKLDFMVKDALGRQWQLGTIQVDYNLPERFDLSYKGSDNELHRPVMIHRAPFGSMERFIALLLEHTGGNFPLWLTPEQAIILPVSEKHEKYAEKVLKSLENNEIRALVDSRNETVGKKIREAEMAKIPFMLIVGENDEADNTISVRKHGGEDLGAISIATFTDLVNTEINSTLKTF, from the coding sequence ATGATTAAAATTACACTTCCCGACGGATCGGTCAAGGAATTTGAAAAAGCAACTACGCCAATAGAGGTTGCAAAAAGCATAAGCGAAGGATTAGCCCGCAATGTTATTTCGGCAAAATTCAACGAAACTATTGTTGAAACCACTACCCCGTTAGAAACAGACGGCAGCTTAGTACTATTCACCTGGAACGATAAAGAAGGAAAAACAGCTTTTTGGCATTCAACTTCACATATTGTAGCGCAAGCTATTGAGGAATTGTACCCGGGAGTTAAACTAACTATAGGACCCGCCATAGAAAACGGCTTTTATTACGACGTAGAATTACCAAATGGCTCTATTTCAGAAAAAGATTTTACCGCTATAGAAAAGAAGGCTTTAGAGATTGCCCGTGGAAAACACGACTATAAAATGAGAGCGGTATCAAAAGCCGATGCAATTGCATTCTATAAAAAGCAAGGCAACGAATACAAGGTAGAGTTGATTGAAAACCTTGAGGATGGTACCATTACGTTTTGTGATCACGATACATTTACAGATTTATGTAGAGGTGGACACATTCCTAATACCGGTATTGTAAAGGCTATAAAAATATTAAGTGTAGCAGGTGCATACTGGAGAGGTAACGAAAACAACACACAACTTACACGTATATATGGTATCTCATTTCCAAAACAAAAAGAGCTTACCGAATATTTGGCACTTTTAGAAGAAGCAAAAAAGAGAGACCACAGAAAGCTAGGTAAAGAACTAGAACTATTTACTTTTTCGCAAAAAGTAGGTCAAGGACTACCATTATGGCTCCCTAAAGGTGCTGCATTACGTGAACGCCTTGAAAACTTTTTAAAGAAAGCCCAAAAGAAAGCCGGATATGAAATGGTGGTTACACCACATATTGGTCAAAAAGAATTATATGTTACCTCTGGACATTATGAAAAATATGGTGAAGACAGCTTTCAACCGATACATACACCCAAGGAAGGTGAGGAATTTCTTTTAAAACCGATGAATTGCCCTCACCACTGTGAAATCTACAACACAAAACCATATAGCTATAAGGAACTACCTAAAAGATTTGCGGAATTCGGTACGGTATATAGATATGAACAAAGTGGAGAACTTCATGGACTTACCCGTGTACGTGGATTTACTCAAGATGATGCACATATTTTCTGTACACCAGACCAACTGGACGAGGAATTTAAAAATGTAATAGACCTATCCTTATATGTATTGGGATCCCTTGGATTTGAAAATTTTACCGCACAGGTCTCTGTACGTGATTTGGACAATCCGGAAAAGTACATTGGCTCAGTGGAAAATTGGGAAAAAGCAGAACAAGCCATCATCAATGCCGCTAAAGAGAAAGGATTGAATTTTGTGATTGAAGCCGGTGAAGCGGCCTTCTATGGTCCTAAACTAGATTTCATGGTGAAAGACGCACTTGGAAGACAATGGCAACTAGGTACAATTCAGGTAGATTACAATTTACCTGAAAGATTCGACTTAAGCTACAAAGGCAGTGATAACGAGCTACATAGACCCGTGATGATACACCGTGCCCCATTTGGTAGCATGGAGCGTTTTATAGCTTTATTATTGGAACATACTGGAGGTAATTTCCCGCTGTGGCTTACCCCAGAACAAGCTATAATTTTACCTGTAAGCGAAAAACATGAAAAATATGCCGAAAAAGTTTTAAAATCCCTAGAAAATAACGAAATTCGCGCCCTTGTAGACAGTAGAAATGAGACTGTAGGCAAGAAAATACGTGAAGCAGAAATGGCTAAGATACCTTTTATGCTGATCGTGGGAGAAAACGATGAGGCGGACAACACTATATCTGTTCGTAAGCATGGAGGTGAAGATTTAGGAGCAATAAGCATTGCAACGTTCACAGACTTGGTTAACACAGAAATAAATAGTACCTTAAAGACGTTTTAA
- a CDS encoding DUF6452 family protein — MKKIHIGLLLLLGIIFISSCEKDDICVEGDTPLLVIEFYDAEDTSTLKEVSTLRVVGVGQTITVNTVTDRSNLSTISIPLKTDEDSTSFILINSSASDDDGAETGNLDTINFSYSRIEDFLSRGCGFIVNYDELTANVTADTDNWIQDIEITQSLVTNSDSTHVKIFH, encoded by the coding sequence ATGAAAAAAATTCACATCGGGTTACTACTATTATTAGGAATAATCTTTATCTCATCTTGTGAAAAAGATGATATCTGCGTAGAAGGTGACACTCCTTTGTTGGTCATAGAATTTTACGACGCCGAAGATACATCCACCTTAAAAGAAGTTTCAACTTTAAGGGTTGTTGGTGTAGGACAAACAATAACCGTAAATACGGTTACAGACCGCAGTAATTTGAGCACCATTTCTATACCACTAAAAACAGATGAAGACAGTACTAGCTTTATATTAATTAATAGCTCAGCGTCTGATGATGATGGTGCCGAAACAGGAAACCTGGACACCATTAATTTCTCTTATTCCAGAATTGAAGATTTTCTTTCACGCGGATGCGGTTTTATTGTCAATTATGATGAACTAACAGCAAATGTAACAGCAGATACCGATAATTGGATTCAAGATATAGAAATCACACAGTCTTTAGTCACCAACTCAGATTCTACACATGTCAAGATATTTCATTAG
- a CDS encoding THUMP domain-containing class I SAM-dependent RNA methyltransferase — MGNNFKMVAKTLFGFEELLSKELRNLGASNVVEGVRNVSFEGDNGFMYKANLCLRTAIKIIKPIHSFGVRDENDLYKKIYAMDWTEYLSVSETFAIDATVNSDQFTHSLYVSQKTKDAIVDKFRDTDGTRPDVDVKDPDLRINIHIHNNECNVSLDSSGYSLHKRGYRTATNIAPINEVLASGLLLLSGWDGQCDFMDPMCGSGTMLTEAAMIACNIPANINRKSFAFEKWTDFDAELYEKIVESSLKKTREFHFKIIGYDKAPSAIRKAQDNIENAHLEDYITVERKDFFRTTKQTEGPLHMCFNPPYGERLDIEMENFYSAIGDTLKQGYPGTNAWFVTSNLPALKFVGLRPSRKIKVFNSHLESRLVKYEMYEGSKKAKHQNRTEK, encoded by the coding sequence ATGGGTAATAATTTTAAGATGGTCGCTAAGACCTTATTCGGATTTGAGGAACTTTTATCTAAAGAGCTAAGAAATCTTGGTGCAAGTAATGTTGTAGAAGGTGTTAGAAATGTATCTTTTGAAGGAGATAACGGATTTATGTATAAGGCTAATCTTTGTTTGCGTACCGCAATTAAAATAATTAAACCTATACATTCATTTGGAGTTAGGGATGAAAATGATCTTTATAAGAAAATCTATGCAATGGACTGGACGGAATATCTTTCTGTCAGTGAAACTTTTGCAATAGATGCTACGGTAAATTCAGATCAGTTTACGCATTCATTGTATGTGTCTCAAAAAACTAAAGATGCTATTGTAGATAAGTTTAGAGATACTGATGGTACTAGGCCAGATGTTGATGTTAAGGATCCAGATTTACGTATTAATATTCATATTCACAATAATGAATGTAATGTATCATTGGATAGTTCTGGTTATTCATTACATAAAAGAGGATACCGTACAGCTACTAATATTGCTCCTATCAACGAGGTACTTGCCTCAGGTTTACTTTTGTTAAGTGGTTGGGACGGTCAATGTGATTTTATGGATCCTATGTGTGGTAGTGGTACTATGTTGACAGAAGCGGCTATGATAGCATGCAATATACCTGCAAATATTAATAGAAAGAGTTTTGCTTTTGAAAAATGGACAGATTTTGATGCTGAACTATATGAGAAGATTGTAGAATCTAGTTTGAAGAAAACAAGAGAGTTTCATTTTAAGATTATTGGATATGATAAAGCACCTTCAGCAATAAGAAAGGCACAGGATAATATAGAAAATGCTCATTTAGAGGATTATATTACCGTTGAAAGAAAAGATTTTTTCAGAACTACCAAACAAACCGAAGGACCTTTACATATGTGTTTTAACCCTCCTTATGGCGAACGTTTGGATATAGAGATGGAAAATTTTTATAGTGCTATTGGAGATACTTTAAAACAGGGATATCCAGGAACCAATGCTTGGTTTGTAACTAGTAATTTACCTGCCTTGAAATTTGTGGGTTTACGGCCTTCTAGAAAAATAAAGGTTTTTAATAGTCACCTAGAATCTAGGTTGGTAAAATACGAGATGTATGAAGGTAGTAAAAAAGCTAAACATCAAAACAGAACTGAGAAATGA
- a CDS encoding DUF4268 domain-containing protein — translation MFSKEESRKLREEFWIAFGKSFPNKWTLYKTEVKGLSFKFHFDLKRAIVSIDVDSDFEQRIRVWDKLVALKSILLNDYLHEATFEDFYLLENKKEISRIYVELNHVSIHNKNTWRETMVFLNQNMLQIERFYEEYKDIIDS, via the coding sequence ATGTTCAGTAAAGAAGAATCGAGAAAACTACGAGAAGAATTTTGGATTGCATTTGGAAAATCCTTTCCAAATAAATGGACTTTATATAAAACTGAAGTTAAGGGATTATCTTTTAAATTTCATTTTGATTTAAAAAGGGCTATAGTATCTATAGATGTAGATTCAGATTTTGAACAACGAATAAGAGTATGGGATAAATTAGTTGCCCTAAAATCAATTTTACTAAATGATTATTTACATGAAGCTACCTTCGAAGATTTCTATTTACTAGAAAACAAAAAAGAGATATCAAGAATTTATGTAGAGCTAAACCATGTATCTATACACAACAAGAATACTTGGAGAGAAACGATGGTATTCTTAAACCAGAACATGCTACAGATAGAAAGGTTTTATGAAGAGTATAAAGACATCATAGATTCATAA
- a CDS encoding ZIP family metal transporter, protein MIYILPILGVLISFLFVVVAKPKKNESFKLLLAFSGAFLLALTIFEMLPEVYANTNPKSIGVFIMLGILFQIFLEFFSKGAEHGHVHISKESQNFPWLLFFSLCIHSLLEGLPIGTNDTIIYGILIHKIPIAIILSIFLLGSNIKPLHAAFFMLLFSVMTPIGTLLAHTTTILSRYDMYLNALVIGVFLHISTVILFESSEGHKFNLRKLLVIILGITIAYYL, encoded by the coding sequence ATGATTTATATATTACCTATTCTAGGAGTACTTATCAGTTTTCTTTTTGTGGTTGTTGCAAAACCCAAAAAAAATGAGTCCTTTAAACTTTTATTAGCTTTTAGTGGAGCATTTCTGTTAGCCCTAACAATTTTTGAAATGTTACCGGAGGTATACGCAAATACCAACCCAAAATCTATTGGTGTTTTTATTATGTTGGGCATACTATTTCAAATTTTCTTAGAGTTTTTCTCAAAAGGAGCTGAACACGGTCATGTGCACATTTCCAAGGAAAGTCAGAACTTTCCATGGTTACTTTTTTTTAGTCTTTGTATACATTCATTGCTAGAAGGTCTTCCAATAGGCACAAATGACACCATCATATACGGTATATTAATTCACAAAATTCCAATTGCAATAATCTTAAGCATTTTTCTTTTAGGCTCAAACATTAAGCCACTACATGCTGCTTTTTTTATGCTATTATTTTCCGTAATGACTCCTATCGGCACTTTATTAGCCCATACAACAACTATTCTATCAAGGTACGACATGTATTTAAATGCTTTAGTAATTGGCGTATTCTTACATATATCAACAGTAATTTTATTTGAAAGTTCTGAAGGTCATAAATTCAATCTTCGAAAACTTTTGGTAATTATACTAGGTATCACCATTGCTTATTATTTATAA
- the rlmD gene encoding 23S rRNA (uracil(1939)-C(5))-methyltransferase RlmD, which yields MRKKKKRLVFENVTVTDAAAKGKTIGKAPDGRVIFLNNTVPGDVVDVQTTKKRKAYFEGTAINFHSLSDKRVDPVCQHFNVCGGCKWQDMGYEHQLFYKQKEVENNLKRIGHLDLPELTPILGSEQQYFYRNKMEFSFSDSRWLTLDEIQSDQQIDNKNALGFHIPGMWDKILDIKKCHLQKDPSNAIRLETKRFAIENGLTFFNPRNQYGMLRTLMLRTSSIGEIMVLVQFFENDKEKRELLLNHLSKTFPEITSLLYVINPKQNDTIYDQEIICFSGRDHIFEEMEGLKFKINAKSFYQTNSEQAYELYKITRNFADLKGDELVYDLYTGTGTIAQFVSKKAKKVIGIESVPEAILDAKANAERNKIENVDFFVGDMKNVFNEQFIAQNGVPDVIITDPPRDGMHKEVVQQILNIAPKKVVYVSCNSATQARDLELMKEIYTITKVQPVDMFPQTHHVENVVLLEKKA from the coding sequence ATGCGAAAAAAGAAGAAACGTTTAGTTTTTGAAAATGTAACCGTTACCGATGCTGCTGCCAAAGGCAAAACCATAGGTAAAGCTCCAGATGGTAGAGTAATTTTCCTGAACAACACTGTACCAGGTGATGTGGTAGATGTACAAACCACTAAAAAGCGAAAAGCTTATTTTGAAGGCACTGCGATCAATTTCCATAGTCTTTCCGACAAAAGGGTTGATCCAGTTTGTCAGCATTTTAATGTATGTGGTGGTTGTAAGTGGCAAGATATGGGCTATGAGCATCAACTTTTTTATAAGCAAAAAGAAGTAGAAAACAATCTTAAAAGAATTGGGCATTTAGATTTACCAGAGCTTACACCAATACTTGGTTCAGAGCAACAATATTTTTACAGAAATAAAATGGAATTTTCGTTTTCCGATAGCCGTTGGCTAACTCTTGACGAAATTCAATCTGATCAACAAATTGACAACAAAAATGCCTTGGGTTTTCATATACCAGGCATGTGGGATAAAATATTGGACATTAAAAAATGTCATCTTCAAAAAGACCCATCAAACGCAATTCGTTTAGAAACAAAAAGATTTGCGATTGAAAATGGATTAACCTTTTTTAATCCAAGAAACCAATATGGAATGTTACGTACATTAATGTTACGAACATCATCTATTGGCGAAATTATGGTTTTGGTACAATTCTTTGAAAATGACAAAGAGAAAAGGGAGTTGCTGTTAAATCATCTTTCTAAAACATTCCCAGAGATAACATCTTTGTTATATGTAATCAATCCAAAACAGAATGATACCATATACGATCAAGAAATTATCTGTTTTTCTGGTAGAGACCATATATTCGAAGAAATGGAAGGCTTGAAGTTTAAGATAAACGCCAAATCTTTTTATCAAACGAATTCAGAACAAGCATATGAGTTATATAAGATCACCAGAAATTTTGCAGATTTAAAAGGTGATGAATTGGTATATGATTTATATACAGGCACAGGAACCATTGCTCAATTTGTTTCAAAAAAAGCTAAAAAAGTAATTGGAATTGAATCTGTCCCAGAAGCTATTTTAGATGCCAAGGCAAATGCAGAGCGAAATAAAATTGAAAACGTAGATTTTTTTGTTGGCGATATGAAAAATGTTTTCAATGAACAGTTTATTGCTCAAAACGGTGTGCCAGATGTTATTATTACAGACCCACCTCGTGATGGCATGCATAAAGAAGTAGTACAGCAAATATTGAACATTGCGCCTAAAAAAGTAGTTTATGTGAGTTGCAATAGCGCCACACAAGCAAGAGACTTAGAACTGATGAAGGAAATTTATACCATTACAAAGGTTCAGCCTGTAGACATGTTTCCGCAAACGCATCATGTAGAAAATGTTGTACTTTTAGAAAAGAAAGCCTAA
- the infC gene encoding translation initiation factor IF-3, translating to MAIRKRFRPQPRRENKNPHNINEKITAPKVRLVGDNVEVGVYPFPQALEKAEELGLDLVEISPKADPPVCKIMEYKKFLYEQKKRDKAMKAKASKVVVKEIRFGPNTDDHDYEFKKKHAEKFLKEGAKLKAYVFFKGRSIVYKDQGEILLLRLASELEELGKVEQMPKLEGKRMTMFIAPKTKGK from the coding sequence ATAGCAATACGTAAAAGATTTAGACCGCAACCTAGAAGGGAAAATAAGAATCCTCATAATATTAATGAGAAGATTACGGCCCCTAAAGTTAGGTTAGTTGGTGACAATGTTGAAGTAGGTGTATATCCTTTTCCTCAGGCTCTTGAAAAAGCAGAAGAATTAGGTTTGGATTTGGTGGAAATTTCACCAAAGGCAGACCCTCCTGTTTGTAAGATTATGGAGTATAAAAAGTTTTTATACGAACAGAAGAAAAGGGATAAAGCCATGAAAGCGAAAGCTTCAAAGGTTGTTGTTAAAGAAATAAGATTTGGTCCCAATACTGATGACCACGATTATGAATTTAAAAAGAAACATGCTGAAAAGTTCCTTAAAGAAGGAGCAAAATTAAAAGCATATGTCTTTTTTAAAGGACGATCAATTGTCTATAAAGACCAAGGTGAGATTTTATTATTGAGGTTAGCATCTGAATTAGAGGAATTAGGAAAAGTTGAACAGATGCCTAAACTAGAAGGAAAGCGTATGACAATGTTCATAGCTCCTAAGACAAAAGGAAAATAA
- the trhA gene encoding PAQR family membrane homeostasis protein TrhA, with product MPYLNSLEKEEKFNAISHGVGAVLAMVGMIVLINANSHKSVYATLGIIIYSISLISMLTVSTIYHAVENRIWKLRTRILDHINIYYLIAGTYSPVALITLINGNGWLIFGTVWGIAAVGTILKLFFTGKFEIISLLLYLAMGWLIVLDFQNLVDNTSENGINLLMLGGAFYTIGIIFYAVRRIPYNHFIWHLFVLCGAISHWFFIYRDVV from the coding sequence ATGCCATATCTAAATTCGTTAGAAAAGGAAGAAAAATTTAATGCCATTTCACATGGTGTCGGTGCCGTATTGGCAATGGTTGGTATGATTGTTTTAATCAACGCTAATAGTCATAAATCGGTATATGCAACATTAGGTATTATTATTTACAGTATATCCTTAATTAGTATGTTAACAGTGTCTACAATCTATCACGCTGTTGAAAATAGAATTTGGAAACTAAGGACCAGAATTCTTGATCATATTAATATATACTATCTAATTGCCGGAACATATTCCCCTGTGGCACTTATAACTCTTATTAATGGTAATGGATGGTTGATATTTGGAACGGTATGGGGAATTGCAGCTGTGGGGACTATTTTAAAGTTGTTTTTTACTGGTAAGTTTGAAATTATATCATTGTTGCTATACTTAGCTATGGGATGGTTGATAGTATTAGATTTTCAAAATTTAGTAGATAATACGTCTGAAAATGGAATTAATTTACTTATGCTAGGTGGTGCTTTCTATACTATTGGGATAATTTTTTATGCCGTTAGAAGAATCCCCTATAATCATTTCATATGGCATCTTTTTGTCCTGTGCGGTGCAATAAGCCATTGGTTTTTCATCTATCGAGATGTAGTCTAA
- a CDS encoding DUF6048 family protein translates to MSRYFISLIVLLTTVTVLGQNKPIDLNPKDTVEHKQYYGLRLGIDLSRIITGSLDDNYTGFEIVADYRLTQNLYLAAELGSEEKTRQEDLYNFTTSGNYIKIGVNKNNYANWYGERNLIYIGGRLAFSTFDNTLNNYQYFDTNRYWNPDDFANGSDTPENFSGLSATWLEGVFGTKVELLHNVYVGASVRLGLILSQKEDERFPNLWVPGFNKVTWDSNFGVGYNFSISYFLPLYKKKNKAKKKVESSTEPQSPPPRQNEGL, encoded by the coding sequence ATGTCAAGATATTTCATTAGTCTTATAGTACTTTTAACTACGGTTACCGTATTAGGTCAAAATAAACCTATAGACCTTAACCCTAAAGACACGGTTGAACACAAACAATATTATGGACTTAGGTTAGGTATAGATTTAAGTAGGATAATCACTGGTTCTTTAGATGATAATTATACAGGGTTTGAAATTGTAGCCGATTACCGACTAACACAAAATTTGTATTTAGCGGCAGAATTAGGTAGTGAAGAAAAAACAAGACAAGAAGATCTTTACAATTTTACAACTTCAGGAAACTACATTAAGATAGGGGTCAACAAAAACAACTATGCAAATTGGTATGGTGAACGTAACCTTATTTACATAGGAGGTAGATTGGCATTCAGTACGTTTGACAATACTTTAAATAACTACCAGTATTTTGACACCAATAGATACTGGAATCCGGATGATTTCGCCAATGGTTCTGATACTCCCGAGAACTTCTCAGGGCTTTCAGCAACCTGGCTAGAAGGTGTATTTGGTACTAAAGTAGAATTATTACATAATGTGTATGTTGGCGCTAGTGTGCGCTTAGGACTCATTCTTAGCCAAAAAGAAGATGAACGTTTTCCAAACCTATGGGTTCCCGGCTTTAATAAAGTTACTTGGGATAGTAATTTTGGTGTTGGATACAACTTCAGCATCTCATACTTCTTGCCTCTTTACAAAAAGAAGAACAAAGCAAAGAAAAAAGTTGAAAGTTCAACCGAACCCCAAAGTCCGCCACCAAGACAGAACGAAGGTTTATAA
- a CDS encoding EF-hand domain-containing protein yields the protein MTTEESILNKIQILITNHFETPEMAFNFFDENNDQKLTKSEIVNLLKQAEISGFIRGIVSSKLIEGYDKNGDELIDWQEFKAAIAKIKKSDS from the coding sequence ATGACTACTGAAGAATCTATTCTGAACAAAATTCAAATACTGATTACAAATCATTTTGAAACACCAGAAATGGCATTTAATTTTTTTGATGAGAATAATGATCAAAAGTTGACCAAATCTGAAATTGTAAATTTGTTGAAACAAGCAGAAATAAGTGGATTTATTAGAGGTATTGTTTCGTCAAAATTGATTGAAGGTTATGATAAGAATGGTGATGAGCTAATTGATTGGCAAGAATTTAAAGCGGCTATCGCTAAAATTAAAAAATCCGATTCGTAA